The Phocoena phocoena chromosome 4, mPhoPho1.1, whole genome shotgun sequence genome contains a region encoding:
- the MORC3 gene encoding MORC family CW-type zinc finger protein 3, producing MAAQPPSGIRLSALCPKFLHTNSTSHTWPFSAVAELIDNAYDPDVNAKQIWIDKTVINDHICLTFTDNGNGMTSDKLHKMLSFGFSDKVTMNGHVPVGLYGNGFKSGSMRLGKDAMVFTKNGESMSVGFLSQTYLEVIKAEHVVVPIVAFNKERQIINLTESKASLAAILEHSLFSTEQKLLAELDAVIGKKGTRIIIWNLRSYKSATEFDFDKDKYDIRIPEDLDETAGKKGYKKQERMDQIAPESDYSLRAYCSILYLKPRMQIILRGQKVKTQLVSKSLAYIERDIYRPKFLTNKTVRITFGFNCRNKDHYGIMMYHRNRLIKAYEKVGCQLRANNMGVGVVGIIDCYFLKPTHNKQDFDYTNEYRLTITALGDKLNDYWNEMKVKKNAEYPLTLLVEDIQKRPDQTWVQCDSCLKWRKLPDGIDQLPEKWYCSNNPDPQFRNCDVPEEPEDEDLVHPTYEKTYKKKDKEKFRIRQPEAIPRIPAELLFPTTPVSSQSFPPVKENVPRGHLSEAANTYATRLINNHRGSPQSEPENNSLKRRLSTRSSILNAKNRRLSNPAFENSYKDDDDDEDVIILEENSTPKPAVDDDIEVKLQQSHMEQSGIQVEPVGDNEPCGQTSSTGTSSSRCNQGTTAATQTEVPSLVVKKEETIEDEIDVRNDTAILPSCVETEGKIRETQEIFDKSAGDVGCQLNELRNELLLVTQEKENYKRQCHVFTDQIKVLQQRILEMNDKYVKKETCHQSTETDAVCLLESINGKSESPDHMVSQYRQALEEIERLKKQCSALQHVKAECSQCSNSESKSEMDEMVVQLDDVFRQLDKCSIERDQYKSEVELLEMEKSQIRLQCEELKTEIEQLKSTSRQIGDVSTSSNIEESVNYTDGESLKLRSLRVNVGQLLAMIVPDLDLQQVNYDVDVVDEILGQVVEQMSEISST from the exons CTTTGCCCGAAGTTTTTACATACAAATTCTACTAGTCACACTTGGCCATTTAGTGCGGTTGCTGAATTAATAG ATAATGCTTACGATCCTGATGTGAATGCTAAGCAGATATGGATTGACAAAACAGTGATAAATGACCATATATGCCTGACATTCACTGATAATGGGAATGGTATGACTTCAGACAAATTACATAAAATGCTGAG ctttggCTTCAGTGACAAAGTCACCATGAATGGTCACGTCCCAGTTGGATTGTATGGGAATGGCTTCAAGTCAGGTTCTATGCGTTTGGGTAAAGATGCAATGGTTTTTACCAAAAATGGAGAAAGCATGAGCGTGGGCTTCTTGTCTCAGACCTACTTGGAAGTCATAAAAGCAGAACATGTTGTTGTCCCAATAGTGGCATTCAACAAAGAGC GACAGATAATTAATTTAACAGAATCGAAAGCGAGTCTTGCTGCAATTCTGGAACATTCTCTGTTTTCTACGGAACAGAAATTACTGGCAGAGCTTGATGCTGTCATCGGTAAGAAGGGGACGAGGATCATCATTTGGAATCTCAGAAG ctACAAAAGTGCAACAGAGTTTGATTTTGATAAGGATAAATATGACATTAGAATTCCAGAAGATTTAGATGAGACAGCAGGGAAGAAAGGGTACAAGAAGCAAGAAAGGATGGACCAAATTGCCCCTGAGAGTGACTATTCTCTGAGG gcttactgcaGTATATTATATCTAAAGCCACGAATGCAGATCATCTTGCGTGGACAGAAAGTGAAGACACAGCTAGTTTCGAAGAGTCTTGCCTACATTGAACGTGATATTTATCGACCCAAATTTTTA ACTAATAAAACTGTGAGAATTACTTTTGGATTCAACTGCAGAAATAAAGATCATTATGGGATAATGATGTATCACAGAAATAGACTCATCAAAGCTTATGAAAAAGTTGGATGTCAGTTAAGG GCAAACAACATGGGTGTCGGAGTAGTGGGGATTATAGACTGTTATTTCCTAAAGCCGACTCATAATAAACAAGATTTCGATTATACTAACGAATACAG gcttaCAATAACAGCACTAGGAGATAAGCTCAATGATTACTGGAATGAaatgaaagtgaagaaaaatgcAGAATATCCTCTGACTTTGCTGGTTGAAGATATACa GAAACGTCCTGATCAGACATGGGTTCAATGTGATTCCTGTCTAAAGTGGCGAAAATTACCAGATGGGATAGATCAACTTCCAGAAAAATGGTATTGCTCCAATAACCCTGACCCACAGTTCAG AAATTGTGATGTTCCAGAAGAACCTGAAGATGAAGATTTGGTGCATCCCACTTacgaaaaaacctacaaaaagaA agacaagGAAAAATTCAGGATCAGACAACCGGAAGCAATCCCTCGG aTTCCTGCTGAACTCTTGTTTCCAACAACTCCCGTGTCAAGTCAAAGCTTTCCTCCCGTTAAGGAAAATGTTCCAAGAGGACATCTTTCAGAAGCGGCAAATACTTATGCAACGAGACTTATAAATAATCATCGAGGTTCACCCCAGTCTGAACCTGAGAATAACAG CCTGAAACGGAGACTCTCTACTCGTTCCTCAATTTTGAATGCAAAGAATCGGAGATTGAGTAATCCAGCATTTGAAAATTCttataaagatgatgatgatgatgaagatgtcatcatcttagaagaaaacagtacTCCCAAGCCTGCAGTAGACGATGATATTGAAGTGAAATTGCAACAGAGTCACATGGAGCAGAGCGGTATTCAGGTGGAGCCTGTGGGTGATAATGAACCGTGTGGCCAGACTAGTTCAACAGGCACCTCATCATCCAGGTGCAATCAGGGAACCACTGCAGCCACCCAGACTGAAGTACCAAGTTTAGTcgttaaaaaggaagaaactattgAAGATGAGATAGATGTAAGAAATGACACAGCCATACTGCCATCCTGTGTGGAAACTGAAGGAAAGATTCGTGAAACCCAGGAAATCTTTGATAAATCTGCTGGTGATGTTGGTTGCCAATTAAATGAACTAAGAAATGAGCTGCTTCTTGTcacccaagaaaaagaaaattataaaagacagTGCCACGTATTTACTGACCAAATCAAAGTGTTACAGCAGAGGATACTGGAAATGAATGACAAATACGTGAAGAAGGAAACTTGCCATCAGTCTACTGAAACTGATGCTGTATGTTTACTTGAAAGTATTAATGGTAAATCTGAAAGTCCAGACCATATGGTGTCTCAGTATCGGCAAGctttggaagaaatagaaaggctGAAAAAACAGTGTAGTGCTTTGCAACATGTAAAGGCTGAATGCAGTCAGTGTTCCAATAGCGAGAGTAAAAGTGAAATGGACGAGATGGTTGTGCAGCTTGACGATGTATTTAGACAGCTGGACAAATGCAGTATCGAGAGGGACCAGTATAAAAGTGAG GTTGAATTATTGGaaatggaaaaatcacaaatCCGTTTGCAGTGTGAAGAACTGAAAACTGAAATCGAACAATTGAAATCTACAAGTCGACAAATTGGAGATGTGTCAACGTCAAGTAACATTGAGGAGTCTGTAAATTATACTGATGGGGAAAG